DNA from Paludisphaera mucosa:
CCTTCACGATCGCGACGCCGATCCGGCCGTCGATGGGAGAGGTCATCCGGCAGTAGCCGAGGTCGAGCTCGGCCTGGCGGATCCCGGCCCTCGCCTCGTCGAGCTGGGCCTTGGCCGAGAGCACGCCGATGTCGTAGTCGGCCATGGCCTGGTCGTAGTTGGCCTGGTCGGCCTCGACCTGCGCCTCGAACTGCTTGCGGTCGGCCTCGGCGCGGTCGAGATCCTCCTGCGAGCCGGCGTTGCGGCTGAGCAGGGCCCGGGCCCGACGCTCCTCGATCCGCTTGAGGTTGAGCTGGGCGACGTCGAGGGCCACCCGGGCCGCGGCCATCTCGCGGTTCTTCGACTGCTCGGCCTTGCGGACGGCCGCGTCGGCCTCGGCCTGCTTGGCGCGGGCCGACTCCAGGGCCACCTTGTACGGCTCCTCGTCGATCACGAAGAGGAGCTGCCCCTTCTTGACGAACGCGCCTTCCTCGAAGTGCCGCTCGGTGATGAAGCCTCGCACCCGCGCCCGGAGGGTCACCTCTTCCAGGGCGATCATCGTGCCGTTGGGGCTGTCGGTGACCGGGACGTCCATCCTTCGCGACTCGACGACGCCCACCATCGGGGGCGGGGGCGCCTTCGGGGCGACCGGCTTCGCGCAGCCCGAGAAGGCCCCGGCGACCACCGCGGCGGCCAGCAGGGCGAGGGATCGCGGCGACTTCGTCGGCAAGGCTCGTGGGTTGAGCATGGTCACCTTGCCCCGATGGGGGGCGTCCTCGGAATGAATGAAGATGGGTGCGTGGCGCTTCCCGAGCCCGACGCGAGGTCCCGAATGGAGGATGCGTGGAGTAACGTGGGCCCCCCGGGACGGGGGACGTCGAAACTACTGGTCGCCGTTGATGATCCGCCACTCGTCGGGGAAGATCGTCTCCATGACCCGGATCCGGGTCGCGGCGTAGTCCCATTCCGTGTAGAGGGGGCGCCAGCCGAAGCCGTCGAGCATCATGTTGACGCTCTCCCGCTTCATGCAGCAGGCGTGGTCCATGGGGCACTCGCCGCCCTCGAAAAGGGGCTCGGCGTTGACCAGGCCCAGGTGCGTGCCGACCGCGATCGCGAAGGTCGCCTTGGCGAGGCTCTCGGCCGTCCAGGGGGTTCGCAGGACGAGGTCGCCGTCATGCGCCGCGTCCTCGATGATCTCGCGGACCCAGCCCGCGCACTCGCGGTCGCGGTCGCGGAGCAGCTTCCGCCTCTGGACGTCGGCGCGATCCTGGAGGTTCGCGAGCCGGATCACCATCTCGGCCTTGTAATACTGGGGATGCAGGCGGCCGAACAGCTCGTCGGCCACGCCGATCGCGAACATGCGCTCGCGCGCCCGGCCGTCGAACTTGCGGGCGCGCTCGAACAGCTCCCGACGGTGCTCGATGCTCTGGACCGCCAGGGCCGCGACCAGATCCTCCTTCGTCGAGAAATGCTGGTAGATCGTCCCCTTGGAGTATTCCGTGGCCTCCGCCAGGCGGTCCATGCTCAGCCCCGAGAAGCCGTGCTCCATCAGCATCTTCCGGGCGACGTCCAGCAGGTAGCCCTCGCGCTGACGGATCTCCTTCTGCTTACGCGTGGTCGTGCTCATGGGCGAATTATGACGGATCGTCAAAATTCGTCAAGCCGTCGAAATGCGCCGGATTGCCGAAACGCTTGCGGGAGATCAGGGTAGGGTTTCCGGATCGGCCGGTTTCAGGTCGTTCAGCGGACCAAGCCGGCGGAGCGCCGGCCAGAGGGCGGCGACGGCGATCACCGTCAGGAGGGCCCCCAATCCGCCCAGGACGACCGCTCCGACGGCCCCCGTGAATCGCGCCAGGATCCCCGATTCGAACTCGCCCAGCTCGTTCGACGAGGCGATGAAGATCGAGTTGATCGCCGACACCCGACCGCGCATCGCGTCCGGCGTGAGCATTTGGGTGAGCGTCTGGCGGACGACCACGCTGATGTTGTCGAAGGCCCCGGTCAGCAGCAGGGCGGCGAACGACACGTAGACGTTCCGCGACAGCCCGAACACGATCGTCGCGACGCCGAACCCGGCGACCGCCCCCAGGAGCACCGGACCCGTCCTCTGCAAGGGCGCCCGTTGGGTCTGGAGGAAGGCCATCGACAGCGAGCCGATCGAAGGTGCGGCTCGCAGCCACCCGAGGCCGGCCGGGCCGACGTGGAGGATGTCGCGGGCGAAGATCGGCAGCAGGGCCGTCGCGCCGCCGAGCAGGACGGCGAGCAGGTCCAGGGTCATCGCGGCCACGAGCATCTCGGTCTTCATCACGAAACGGAGGCCCGCCAGCAGGGTGCGGATCGTCACCGGGCCCGAGTCGCGGGCCGTCGGCCGGACCTTCAGCATGGCGTTCAGGCCGATCACGCACGCGAGGAAGGCCGTGTTCAGGGCGTAGCACGCCGTCGCCGAGTGGGCGAGCGCGATGACCAGCCCGCCCAGAGCCGGGCCCGTGATCGCGGCCGTCTGCCAGAAGCTGGAATTCCAGGTGACGGCCGAGAGCATCAGCCTTCGCGGCACCAGCGTCGGCTGGATGGCCCATCGGGCGGGGCGGTTGAGGGCCTGACCGACTCCCGTCAGGAAGAGGAAGGCGTAGATCGACCCCACCGGCCATCCGAAGGCGGAGGCCGCCGACAGCCCCGCCGCCGCCAGGAACATCAGGACGTTGGACGCCAGGAACAGCCGCTTGCGGTCATAGCGGTCGGAAAGATGACCCGAGGGGATGGCCAGGAGCAGCACCGGGGCGACCTGGGCCAGACCGACCATGCCGAGCGCCAGGGCCGAATGAGTGCGTTCGTAGATCTCCCAGCCGACCGCGATGTTCTGCATCTGCGCGCCGAGCTGGACCAGGAAGACGCCGATCAGGAAGCGGAGGAAGTTGCCGTCGCGGAGGACCTCCATCGCCGCCGGGCGGCCGGGCACGCCCCCGTCGAAGTCGGGAAGGGGACGGGAGGGGGTGCGTTCGGGCTCGAGATTCTCGGAGCCGGGTCGGGTTTCGGGGCGGTCGTCTTTCACCGAGATCCTCGGGCGGGGCGTGTCGGGGGGCGTCCGCCGCATTCTATCGGGGATGGGAATCCGGCACAGGTTCCGGAGGCCGAAGGCGAGCCGGGCGGACGTCGGAAGTGGGGCCCGCACTAGGCAAAACGGTGCGGGGCCAGTAAATTCAGGCTGCGATTCCCGTCGCACGACGACGCGTCGTCGCCCCCTGAGATTTCCACGATGGACGGGTCCGGCCGGAGGGAGCCGCCGCCGTCTGGACAGGCCCCGAGAGAGACGCAACCTGCCATGATGATCAAAGCGACCGACGTCCGCCGCGGCATGGTGATCACGATGGAAGGCGTGAACTTCGTCGTGGTCGACTTCGCCCACCACACCCCGGGCAACCTCCGGGCCATGGTCCAGACCAAGCTCCGCAACATGAACTCCGGGGCGCTGATCGACAAGCGTCTTCGTTCCGTCGACCAGATCGAGGTCCCGTACGTCGAGACGAAGGAGTACGAGTACCTGTACTCCGCCGGCGACGAGCACGTCTTCATGGACACCGAGACCTACGACCAGCTCCATTTCTCGCCCGAGATCATCGGCACGGCGATGTCCTTCCTCCTGCCCAACAGCCGGGTGATGGTGAAGTACATCAACGACAAGCCGGTCTCGATCGAGATCCCCGACTCGGTCGAGCTGAGCGTCGCCGACACCCCCCCGGCGCTCGCGGGCGCCACGGCGACGAACCAGTACAAGGAAGCGACCATGGAGACCGGCCTGAAGGTGCAGGTCCCCCCCTTCATCAAGCCCGGCGAGAAGATCCGGATCGACACCCGCACCAGCGAGTATCTGGAACGCGTGAAATGATCCACGTCCGCTCGGGACGTCGCCGGGATCGGGGCCGCGCGATGTCGCGCCGGCCCGGACGGTCCCCGAGTCGGTCGAAGCAAAAGGGTGCGGCACGTGGATGAATCGACCCGCCTCCTCGCCGACCTGGTCGCCATCCCCAGCGTCAACCCGATGGGGAGGCCGGTCAGCGGCCCGGAGTACTTCGAAGGCCGCATCGGCGCATACCTCGAGGACTGGTTCCGGGACGCCGGGATCCCGGTCATCCGGCAATCCGTCGCCTCGGGGAGAACCAATCTCCTGGCGCGTTACGAGGCGCCCGGTCGGGCCGCACGCACCTTGCTCTTCGACGTCCACCAGGACACCGTCCCCGTCGAGGGCATGACGATCCCGCCTTTCGAACCGCGTGTCGAGGGCGGGCGGCTGTGGGGCCGAGGTTCGTGCGACGTGAAGGCGGGGATGGCGGCCATGCTGCTGGCCTTCCGCCGGCTCTGCTTCGAGCGCCCGGCGGGCTCGGCGTCGGTCGTGCTGGCCTGCACGGTCGACGAGGAATACACGCACCTGGGATCGGACAAGCTGGCCGAGACCCAGAAGGGGATCGATCTCGCGATCGTCGCCGAGCCGACGAAGCTCGACATCGTGCCGTGGCACAAGGGCTCGGTGCGCTGGGTCGTCCGGACCAAGGGCGTCGCCTGCCACAGCTCGACGCCGGAGCGCGGGGTGAATGCGATCTATCGGATGGCGAGGATCGTCGACGCCCTGGCCGAGCACGCCGCCGAGCTGTCGCGATCGACCCCCCACCCGCGGCTTGGCCCGCCGAGCCTCTCCGTCGGTCGGATCGACGGCGGGCGGAGCGTGAACGTCGTCCCCGACGCCTGCGAGATCGAGATCGACCGCCGCGTCATCCCGGGCGAGTCCCCCGACCAGGCGGTGGAGCAGGCGCGGGCCTTCGTCGCCTCTCGGGTCGAGATGGAAGGAGTCGAGTTCGAGGTCCCCTGGGGCCGCATGCCGGCGCTCGAGACGCCGCTCGGCCCCTGGCTGGAGCCACTGACGAGGGCCGTCCAGGCCGCGACCGGCCGGACGCCCGAGCTGATCGGAGTGCCCTACGGGACCGATGCGGGGCCGCTGGGGCAGGTGGGGATGCCCGCGATCGTCTTCGGGCCGGGCGACATCGCGCAGGCCCACACCCGGGACGAGTGGGTCGAGTTGGATCAGGTCGCCCTGGCCGTCGAGGCGTATTACCGGATCGCCTGCGCTCTGGGCTGATCGGCGACCATGGACGTGGAGACGAAACGACGCCGCCCCGACGGCCGCCCTTCGGGAGAAGGCGGCTCGGGGCGGTTGTCGTCGGGAGCACCCTGGACGTGAGTCCTGGGGCGGCGGCCCGGCGGCTCAGCTCGATCGGGGATCAGAAGACGTCCATGGTGAAGTGGCTGCCCTGATAGAACTTCTTCTTGTCCCAATCGTGCCAGCCGTGGGGGTGCCGAAACTTGCCGAGGACGCGGTAGCCGCCGTAGAAGTTGCGGTAGTACGGGCCCTGAATCTGGGGCACGATCCGCTGTTCTCGGGGGTACTTGTACCAGCCGTCGTACAGCCCGTTGTACTCGAAGCCGTTGCCCGGGACCTGGGGCGGCACGTAGGGCCAGTGCAGATAGTCGTTCCAATCCTGGGCCTTCGCCGATCCGCCCAGCGAGAACGCCAGGGCCAGAGCGAACGCCATGATCCATGAGCCTCGCGACACGTTCCACCTCCGTGTAGGGAACCAACCCAATCCACGACCAGCTTGCCACACGATCCGCGGCCGTGCGGCGATTTCGGACGGCGATTTCTCGCCCCAAGGAGCGGTTATGCACGACGCGTCGATTCGCCCGCCCAAGCTCGCGTCAAGGGTCGTTTCGATCGCTCGGCTGGTCCCGGTCGCGACGATCGCGACCCTCCTCGGCCTCTCGGCGGGCGAGGCCTGCGCCTCGGAGCCCGAACGTACGAACCTGGAACGCTGGGTGAGGCAGCTCGCGTCCCCCGAGTTGGAGGGCCGACGCGGGGAAGGGGCCCGGAAGGCCGCAGGCCTCATCGTCGAGGAATTCCAACGCCTGAAGCTGGAGCCGCTCTTCCAAGGCCAGTACGTCCAGGAGGTCCCGCCGGCCCCTCCCGTGGAGGTCCTGGGCCGCAACGTAGGCGCTGTCTTGCGGGGCAGCGACCCCAGCCTCGCCGAGCGATGCGTCGTGGTCTCGGCGCACTACGACCACCTCGGCGTACGGCAGGGCGTCCTCTACCCGGGGGCCGACGATAACGCCTCGGGCGTCGCGATGATGCTCGAAACGGCCCGGTGTCTGGCGGGCGCGATCGAGAAGCCCAAACGCTCCGTCGTCTTCCTCGCCTTCGACCAGGAGGAGTCGGGCCTCTACGGCTCGCGCTACTTCGCCGCCCACTCGCCGTTCGCGGTCGAGAACATCGAGTTGTTCATCACGGCCGACATGATCGGCCGTTCGCTGGGCGGCGTCTGCGGCGACTTTTTCTTCGTGATGGGGACCGAACACGTCCCCGCGCTCCGTCCCTGGCTGACGGAGGCGGCGGCGGGGCGTCCTGTGCGGCTGGGAATCCTAGGAGCCGACTTGCTCGTCCTGAATCGCAGCGACTACGGGCCCTTCCGCACCCGGAAAATCCCCTTCCTGTTCTTCAGCACCGGCGAAAACCCCCGATACCACGCACCGAGCGATACGCCGGAGACCCTGGACTATCCCAAGCTGACCGAGATCAGCCGGGTCATCCACGGCGTCACGTCGCGGGCGGCCGACGCGCCGACGCTCCCGCGATGGAACGACCGGACCGACAACCCGATCGAGGAGGCGCTCACGATCCGCGACGTCCTGCGCACCCTCGACGCGAATCGCGAGAAGCTCAAAATCAACGCCGCGCAGGGGTTCGTGATCGCCAACGCCCTGCGGACTTTGGACGGGGTCGCCGGGCGTGGGAAGGTGACGCCCGCCGAACGATCGCTCCTGATCCAGGCGGCCCGGGTGGTCCTGATGACCACCTTCTGAACCTACTGTTCGATCTCCAGCTGCAAGGCCCGAAGGCCCGCGGCGGGAGGTTGGGGGGGCAACCGGCCCGGCTCGATCCCGCCCGGTGGCGGCGCGAAGCGGGGCATCCGAGCCGGCGGCTGCAGCCCCGGAGCGGGCGGCTCGATCAGGCCCGGGATTCGGATCTGGGGCGGGACGCCCAGCTCATCGGGCTGGAGAGGGACGAGGCCCTGCTCGACGCCCGGATTGGGCGCGAAGGGGAGGTTCGGCATCCGGTCGACGTCCCAACCGCCCATCTCCGCGGTCTGGCCGTCGAGGCCGGCCTGCGGGTCCACCTGGCCGTTCCGGCCGCGGACGAGGGCGCCCTGGGTCGCCTTCTGGGCAAGATGCTTCGCCCAGGCGTTCTGAGGGTTGGCGACGCTCTCGATCTGGAAGCCCGACGGAACGTCCTCGATGGAGAGGGCCTGCGGCTGGGTCTCGCGGTCGATGTAGGCGATCATCCCGCGCGCCCGGTCGACCTCGCCCTCGCTCAGCAGGATCTGGGCCCGGAGGCAGAGCCATCTCAGCCGAGCGTGAGGGTCGGTCGTCGTCGCCTCGATCGCGCCGAGGTGGCGTTCCGCGGCCGTGTAGTCCTGATTCAGATAGGCGAAGAGCAGCCGGAATTCCGCTAGCCCGTCCCGACCCGTTCCCGAGGCCGGGACGGGATCGCCAGGCTCGTGCACGAGTCCCGAGGCGAATTTCGCCAGGCGCTTGAGACGGAACTGCCGGGGATGGACGCCTCCCAGCTCCGCGAGCAGAGGCAGGACCGTGGCGCGGACCCCCGCACCATCCGCATCCGGGGAGGGGAGCCAGGTCTGGAGGAGCGTCACCGCGCAGGCGGCGAGTCGATCCAACCAGCGAATCCGGGCCCCCGCGTCGGGGGCGACGAGGGTGACCTCTTCCGAATTCAGGTCGAGGAGGGCGACGAGCCCCGCGCCGCCGTCTTCTACTCGGAAGACCAGGCTCCGGCCGTCGGGTGCGACAGCCGGTGAGCCGATCTGGAGACCCGCATCGAGCGGATGAAATCGCTTGAAGGTGTTCTGGGTGTGGAGGTTGCCCCACTTCACGACCTGATCCTGGCCCTCGGTGTCGACCAGGCAGACGGCCTGCTCCTGCTCGCCGTCGAGTGCCAATCCGACGCGGACCGCGGGCGACTTCTCGGCGCCGGCCAGGGTGGTGGGCCCGCGGAATCGCCGCGGGGCGTTCGTCGGCGCGACGGCCTCAAGGGTCGAGACGGGCGATGTCTGGCCCGTGTCGAGGCCGACTCGGACCAGGTCGACCTGGGTGTTCCGGAAGGGCCCACGCCTGGGGTTGGC
Protein-coding regions in this window:
- a CDS encoding TetR/AcrR family transcriptional regulator, which encodes MSTTTRKQKEIRQREGYLLDVARKMLMEHGFSGLSMDRLAEATEYSKGTIYQHFSTKEDLVAALAVQSIEHRRELFERARKFDGRARERMFAIGVADELFGRLHPQYYKAEMVIRLANLQDRADVQRRKLLRDRDRECAGWVREIIEDAAHDGDLVLRTPWTAESLAKATFAIAVGTHLGLVNAEPLFEGGECPMDHACCMKRESVNMMLDGFGWRPLYTEWDYAATRIRVMETIFPDEWRIINGDQ
- a CDS encoding M20 family metallopeptidase; translation: MDESTRLLADLVAIPSVNPMGRPVSGPEYFEGRIGAYLEDWFRDAGIPVIRQSVASGRTNLLARYEAPGRAARTLLFDVHQDTVPVEGMTIPPFEPRVEGGRLWGRGSCDVKAGMAAMLLAFRRLCFERPAGSASVVLACTVDEEYTHLGSDKLAETQKGIDLAIVAEPTKLDIVPWHKGSVRWVVRTKGVACHSSTPERGVNAIYRMARIVDALAEHAAELSRSTPHPRLGPPSLSVGRIDGGRSVNVVPDACEIEIDRRVIPGESPDQAVEQARAFVASRVEMEGVEFEVPWGRMPALETPLGPWLEPLTRAVQAATGRTPELIGVPYGTDAGPLGQVGMPAIVFGPGDIAQAHTRDEWVELDQVALAVEAYYRIACALG
- a CDS encoding efflux RND transporter periplasmic adaptor subunit, with amino-acid sequence MLNPRALPTKSPRSLALLAAAVVAGAFSGCAKPVAPKAPPPPMVGVVESRRMDVPVTDSPNGTMIALEEVTLRARVRGFITERHFEEGAFVKKGQLLFVIDEEPYKVALESARAKQAEADAAVRKAEQSKNREMAAARVALDVAQLNLKRIEERRARALLSRNAGSQEDLDRAEADRKQFEAQVEADQANYDQAMADYDIGVLSAKAQLDEARAGIRQAELDLGYCRMTSPIDGRIGVAIVKVGNLVGPGQEGGSFSELATIQQLDPIAVDIRVSSRFLDRATQLVRNQAPVQLTRPGVEGEEQHPYLGQLYFIDNRIDETTSTFMSKARMPNPHGTLLPGEYVKLKMEIEQLKDVVVVPGQAVMETESGPVVYIIDKEGKVAIQRVKAGLTTYQGMRVLFGGLEAGVPVIIEGLQMIRPGMPVTSQTVTLARPVETPTKAEDAAGAAPATAAKGEKPAVPKATPVH
- the efp gene encoding elongation factor P, which encodes MMIKATDVRRGMVITMEGVNFVVVDFAHHTPGNLRAMVQTKLRNMNSGALIDKRLRSVDQIEVPYVETKEYEYLYSAGDEHVFMDTETYDQLHFSPEIIGTAMSFLLPNSRVMVKYINDKPVSIEIPDSVELSVADTPPALAGATATNQYKEATMETGLKVQVPPFIKPGEKIRIDTRTSEYLERVK
- a CDS encoding MFS transporter → MKDDRPETRPGSENLEPERTPSRPLPDFDGGVPGRPAAMEVLRDGNFLRFLIGVFLVQLGAQMQNIAVGWEIYERTHSALALGMVGLAQVAPVLLLAIPSGHLSDRYDRKRLFLASNVLMFLAAAGLSAASAFGWPVGSIYAFLFLTGVGQALNRPARWAIQPTLVPRRLMLSAVTWNSSFWQTAAITGPALGGLVIALAHSATACYALNTAFLACVIGLNAMLKVRPTARDSGPVTIRTLLAGLRFVMKTEMLVAAMTLDLLAVLLGGATALLPIFARDILHVGPAGLGWLRAAPSIGSLSMAFLQTQRAPLQRTGPVLLGAVAGFGVATIVFGLSRNVYVSFAALLLTGAFDNISVVVRQTLTQMLTPDAMRGRVSAINSIFIASSNELGEFESGILARFTGAVGAVVLGGLGALLTVIAVAALWPALRRLGPLNDLKPADPETLP
- a CDS encoding M28 family metallopeptidase — protein: MHDASIRPPKLASRVVSIARLVPVATIATLLGLSAGEACASEPERTNLERWVRQLASPELEGRRGEGARKAAGLIVEEFQRLKLEPLFQGQYVQEVPPAPPVEVLGRNVGAVLRGSDPSLAERCVVVSAHYDHLGVRQGVLYPGADDNASGVAMMLETARCLAGAIEKPKRSVVFLAFDQEESGLYGSRYFAAHSPFAVENIELFITADMIGRSLGGVCGDFFFVMGTEHVPALRPWLTEAAAGRPVRLGILGADLLVLNRSDYGPFRTRKIPFLFFSTGENPRYHAPSDTPETLDYPKLTEISRVIHGVTSRAADAPTLPRWNDRTDNPIEEALTIRDVLRTLDANREKLKINAAQGFVIANALRTLDGVAGRGKVTPAERSLLIQAARVVLMTTF